A single Plasmodium knowlesi strain H genome assembly, chromosome: 13 DNA region contains:
- a CDS encoding Fe-S cluster assembly protein DRE2, putative, with product MMNFADTLVILNEDAPCELLRKKYAQMLVPTVSVSNFKKNKQYKTYNNVFLYTYREYDFLWDLDDNVLHKIQRCLNKSGVLKLVLYISNTDGGDNKTHDEIAKRLKRECLYSGFINISNEISMAENGIIINVTAENPDFLSNEDDDEGNSSDGEAYQNAEDNKKVVNRVCANCTCGKKTNGVKLDKVTINEKEVQYLTENAVSSCGNCYLGDAFRCASCPYKGLPAFQPGENVKLNLDNEPN from the exons atgatgaacttCGCAGATACGCTAGTCATCCTAAATGAGGACGCGCCGTGTGAGCTGCTGAGGAAGAAATATGCGCAGATGCTTGTCCCAACGGTGAGCGTGTCAAactttaaaaagaacaaacaatACAAAACCTATAACAACGTATTCCTGTACACGTATAGAGAGTATGACTTCCTGTGGGATCTAGACGATAATGTTTTGCACAAGATCCAGAGGTGCCTGAATAAGAGCGGGGTGCTCAAACTGGTTCTTTACATAAGTAACACAGATGGTGGGGACAACAAAACGCATGATGAAATTGCAAAGCGATTAAAGAGGGAGTGCCTCTACAGTGGCTTTATCAACATTTCGAACGAAATCAGCATGGCGGAAAACGGGATCATCATAAAT GTGACAGCAGAGAACCCTgattttttatcaaatgaAGACGATGATGAGGGAAATTCAAGTGACGGAGAGGCGTACCAAAATGCGGAAGACAACAAGAAGGTCGTCAACAGGGTGTGTGCTAACTGCACatgcgggaaaaaaacaaatggagtTAAACTGGACAAAGTTACcataaatgaaaaggaagtgcAGTACTTAACGGAGAATGCCGTTTCTTCCTGTGGAAAT tgctATCTGGGGGATGCTTTCCGATGTGCCTCTTGCCCCTACAAAG GCCTACCAGCATTCCAGCCTGGAGAAAATGTGAAGCTCAATTTAGAC AATGAACCTAACTGA
- a CDS encoding lipase maturation factor, putative has protein sequence MDALKNCSRMSHKNIEKNKSDTLRLKKKNCVLITSFIFYIFFLSTVNSFDKYLHLRTSRFILTYSNFLYLVSFFSLNNQVELLIGPQNGILPVNNFLREVRKKLRSIDFFLVHYMVRCVYQFWKFVIRRRIRVKTFCKVGVFLSIANFLIQDNVQNDFVRITFSSFFFVSLFILHMCFKIGMRDFMVFQCDLLMNELGFLLIFLCLSDSHHLRNSNTLVICALRLVAFKILFGSAVHKLVNNSPQWLNLEACQNLFICQPAPSILSHIANCTFNKRIICFLVLTSELLLSWFIFCSSNLRLIFFTIFVTIHITCYIICNYIFFSYLCLILFLSCLDDSILNFFFHPREIPVLHENGVPINTVTFLLIGCINLIILLFYALIVLINLVPFVEQWNLDDLKCFHLCYHLFYELCPLNICNSYAMLTCTHTHRKEIIIEELHKIGKKYQWKSFNFCYKAGDLNEIGPILWWGHVPRLEWKFYFFADHIRNEKYEEGRYPVYVCSFLKKLCSREGQLVSFFQGEQMRRVPYLLRLTSYDYKMSMAERKEHGEPTVHSNLEIPSEKSKQKEPKWEFGKYWLRRKVRVIKTLRHRGELRN, from the exons ATGGATGCTCTTAAAAATTGCAGTAGGATGAGCCACAAGAacatcgaaaaaaataaatcggACACGCTTAgactgaagaaaaaaaactgcgtCCTTATAACcagctttattttttacattttttttttatccaccGTAAATAGTTTTGATAAGTATTTGCACCTAAGAACGTCACGCTTCATTTTGACCTATTCCAACTTCCTGTACTTGGTATCTTTCTTCTCGTTAAACAACCAG GTCGAATTGCTCATAGGACCGCAGAATGGCATTCTCCCTGTAAACAATTTTCTCAGGGAGGTTAGGAAAAAACTCCGAAGCATCGACTTTTTCCTCGTGCACTATATGGTCCGCTGTGTGTACCAGTTCTGGAAGTTCGTGATCAGGCGGCGGATAAGG GTGAAGACATTTTGCAAAGTCGGGGTGTTCCTATCGATTGCCAACTTTTTAATTCAAGACAATGTCCAAAATGATTTCGTCAGGataaccttttcttcttttttttttgtgtccttATTCATTTTGCACATGTGCTTCAAAATTGGGATGCGGGATTTTATGGTTTTCCAATG CGATTTGCTTATGAACGAATTGGGTTTTCTCCTAATATTTCTATGCTTATCCGATAGCCACCATTTGAGGAACTCCAACACGTTGGTGATATGTGCCCTGCGACTAGTGGcgtttaaaattttgttcggCTCAGCCGTGCACAAGCTTG tTAACAACAGCCCCCAGTGGCTGAACCTGGAGGCCTgccaaaatttatttatttgtcaACCAGCCCCCTCGATACTTTCGC ATATCGCCAATTGCACATTTAACAAAAGGATAATTTGTTTTCTTGTCTTAACATCAGAG cttctACTCTCCTGGTTCATATTTTGTTCCTCAAATTTGAGgctgattttttttactatctTTGTGA CAATTCACATAACGTGCTATATCATCtgcaattatatatttttttcgtacttgtgtctaattttatttttgtcctGCCTTGACGATTcgattttaaatttttttttccatccgaGGGAGATCCCCGTCCTGCACGAA AACGGAGTGCCCATCAACACTGTGACCTTCTTGCTCATCGGTTGCATAAACCTCATCATTCTTCTCTTCTATGCA ttaatCGTCCTTATAAATCTGGTTCCCTTCGTCGa ACAATGGAACCTTGACGATTTAAAATGCTTTCACCTTTGCTACCACCTTTTTTATGAACTGTGCCCTCTTAACATTTGCAATTCGTATG CCATGCTaacatgcacacatacacacagaaaagaaataattataGAGGAACTGCACAAAATTGGAAAGAAGTACCAATGGAAGTCCTTCAACTTTTGTTATAAGGCCG gCGACTTGAATGAAATAGGCCCCATCCTGTGGTGGGGACACGTTCCCAGGCTGGAGTggaagttttattttttcgctGACCATATCAGAAATGAGAAATATGAGGAGGGAAGATACCCAGTTTatgtttgctcctttttgaaGAAGCTGTGCAGCCGGGAGGGGCAATTGGTGTCCTTCTTCCAG gGAGAGCAAATGAGACGAGTGCCTTACTTACTCAGGTTGACATCTTACGACTACAAAATGTCCATGGCAG AGAGGAAGGAACATGGAGAACCCACGGTGCACTCCAATTTggag aTTCCTTCCGAAAAATCCAAGCAAAAGGAACCCAAATGGGAATTCGGGAAGTACTGGCTGCGGAGAAAAGTTCGGGTTATCAAGACGTTGAGGCACCGGGGGGAGTTAAGAAACTGA
- a CDS encoding ankyrin-repeat protein, putative, with amino-acid sequence MISVTLTNDSVRDKLSDLGLSVFIGNLKRAKKLLKNNDINSKFLNNNSLLHICAHNEDTNMFYFLLSNGCDYKHVNENGDSCLHIIALNNNVYCLDILCRNSIKEIIDLKNKEGDTALHIAIKNGFPEFFTLLIKYGANASIKDDFDMDAYELLDLYRKKEKFYDCNSSTYTNMFNFLITTRKEC; translated from the exons atgatatcTGTAACGTTAACCAACGACAGCGTGCGTGATAAGTTGTCAGACTTGGGATTAAGCGTTTTCATAG GAAATTTAAAGAGAgcaaaaaaattgctaaaGAATAATGACATAAATAGCAAATTTTTG aacaacaacagCTTACTCCACATCTGCGCTCACAACGAAGACACGAACATGTTCTATTTTCTGCTAAGCAATGGGTGTGACTATAAGCATGTTAAT gaaAACGGAGACTCCTGCCTTCACATCATCGCGCTAAATAACAACGTCTATTGCCTGGATATCCTCTGTCGGAACAGCATCAAGGAAATCATTGActtaaaaaataag GAAGGAGACACGGCTTTGCACATtgccataaaaaatggatttcCGGAATTTTTCACCCTACTGATAAAATATGGCGCAAACGCAAGCATAAAGGACGAT TTCGACATGGACGCCTACGAGTTGTTGGACCTCtacaggaagaaggaaaaattttacgATTGCAATTCGAGCACATATACGAACATGTTTAATTTCTTAATAACCACGAGAAAGGAGtgttag
- a CDS encoding translation initiation factor IF-3, putative encodes MLSNFFFFVLVHVFMFSLWNSEYVCCFYIPKVCSKKFFYLKESSNASSYSEGRERYMQEKKMKQLKLKAENKVVKQLRITPRIGANDLLIKINSAKQFLLRRHRVKFILTLKGREYTNVENVKKIFAKISEELKSYGNSETMRQNGNVVSQLFNLKAKRKNESSRGGEEKGGIK; translated from the exons atgttaagtaattttttttttttcgtcctggTACATGTGTTTATGTTTTCCCTATGGAATAGCGAGTATGTCTGCTGCTTTTACATCCCTAAGGTGTGCTctaaaaaattcttttacCTGAAGGAATCGAGTAATGCGTCCAGCTACTCCGAGGGGCGCGAACGGTACATGCAG gaaaagaaaatgaagcagCTGAAGCTCAAGGCAGAAAACAAGGTCGTCAAGCAGTTGCGAATAACGCCCAG AATTGGGGCCAACGATTTacttataaaaattaattcagCGAAGCAGTTTCTACTGAGAAGACACAGG gtaaaattcattttgacaCTGAAGGGGAGGGAATACACCAAtgttgaaaatgtaaaaaaaattttcgcaaaaatttctgaagaattaaaaagttaCGGAAACTCGGAGACCATGCGGCAGAACGGCAATGTTGTGTCTCAGTTGTTTAATTTGAAGGCCaagagaaagaatgaaagcTCACgcggaggggaagaaaagggaggCATTAAATAA
- a CDS encoding SAYSvFN domain-containing protein, putative translates to MSKKKKSTNRKNGKSIVYSHPKITSTILLCSCYFFYHIFGVVYVILVLITIIFLNLDHTSDDSGKGGNAISAYSIFNKGRKYIIGDLRMNQIETELRNRMFKNDDSDDNFVRYDDIDRNRFYVKGSSKYNNKLCTCGSNKKFKKCCGAMKNDLSD, encoded by the coding sequence AtgtcgaagaaaaaaaagagcaccAATAGGAAGAATGGCAAAAGCATAGTGTATTCCCACCCGAAAATTACGTCCACCATTTTATTATGTTCGTGTTACTTCTTCTACCACATATTTGGCGTAGTGTACGTTATCCTTGTTCTGATTACCATTATCTTCTTAAACCTTGACCACACCAGCGATGACAGTGGTAAGGGGGGAAACGCCATAAGTGCATACTCCATATTCAAcaagggaagaaaatacaTAATTGGTGATTTAAGAATGAACCAAATTGAGACAGAATTGCGGAACCGAATGTTTAAGAATGATGACAGTGACGATAATTTTGTTCGGTACGATGACATTGATAGAAACAGATTTTATGTCAAGGGGTCTTCCAAGTATAATAACAAATTGTGCACATGTGGGTCTAacaagaaatttaaaaaatgttgtgGAGCAATGAAAAATGATTTATCAGATTAG
- a CDS encoding protein KRI1, putative, with product MSNTEEVGNASDSVQVEDETTSPPVKGKNEMVDKDGHVDEEAQLRSEQGANDNCPQNDTSEGIERTRRKKRKIEKGDLESYDGENEANRKGIENISGEKEDEGTVSSDDNSSSSDEDHDGLLLTSKFKKKFSDLLLKLKSKDAALLSKEGDFFFHDSDFDTDVSDDGMDSEKGKVDKAGQDGENAEEGGSLNYADYFKDILMKEGSHAIEQEEEELIEKEKEAESGKNKKSYLSEQEELKKKIIEACKIADEQNEKEGDDENFFTIKEKTEKEILEEKAYYENFLKTSRIVKEEDGLLKEYWNDNLNKDEEFLRDYILKELWREDKIHNAYEDIDEVDDEELEKAAKFEKTYNFRYEEQNGNIINSNPRHIKSSVRIDLKKEKRREKRREKRKKQREKKRKKLTEDLKKGDSKGDKKKEKKLDRNGANPKEEDHLNNVNKNSVSGEDGGNAEESTTANTYLPKEEKKKKKKKKATDEHSNTVDNSNDLWFLCDECNVPISPLNYVYECTCCDNFAVCKPCFKKITHEHDLKKQIVPVHCVPPEDYLKGNAPDKSGSKINNHNDGVQKCSELEYLENDSSAYEDLIDDMPIRFKYFKVKPKNFKLTTDYILKTDDEKLNQMVPLHYVSPYFKHDGKTKLPGVSGKKGDAQEKKRSKFKGKAAARNGRDD from the coding sequence atgagcaacaCGGAGGAAGTGGGAAACGCTTCAGATAGCGTCCAAGTGGAGGATGAAACAACCTCGCCTCctgttaaaggaaaaaatgaaatggttGACAAAGATGGTCATGTTGATGAAGAGGCCCAGCTAAGAAGCGAACAGGGCGCCAATGATAACTGTCCTCAAAATGATACCTCAGAAGGTATAGAACGaacgagaagaaaaaaaaggaaaattgaaaagggtGATTTAGAAAGTTAcgatggagaaaatgaagcGAACCGTAAGGGAATCGAAAACATatcaggggaaaaagaagatgagGGAACCGTGTCAAGTGACGACAATAGCTCTAGCAGTGATGAAGACCATGATGGTTTATTGCTCACTTccaagtttaaaaaaaagttcagcGATTTGTTGCtcaaattaaaaagtaaagaTGCCGCCTTGCTGTCTAAGGAgggcgatttttttttccacgacAGTGATTTTGATACGGATGTGTCGGACGACGGAATGGACagcgaaaaaggaaaagttgaCAAAGCTGGTCAAGATGGTGAAAACGCCGAAGAGGGAGGTAGCCTGAACTATGCTGACTACTTCAAAGACAtattaatgaaggaagggtcACATGCCATTGagcaggaggaggaagaactgatcgagaaggaaaaagaagccGAGtcgggaaaaaacaaaaaaagctACCTAAGCGAACaggaggaattaaaaaagaaaattatagaGGCATGCAAGATTGCAGATGAgcaaaacgaaaaggaaggtgatgatgaaaatttcttcactataaaggaaaaaacagaaaaggagATTTTGGAGGAGAAAGCATATTATGAAAACTTCCTAAAGACATCCAGAATTGTTAAGGAAGAGGATGGTCTGTTAAAGGAATACTGGAATGACAATTTAAATAAAGATGAAGAATTTTTAAGGGACTACATTTTGAAAGAATTGTGGAGGGAAGACAAAATCCACAACGCTTATGAAGACATTGACGAAGttgatgatgaagaattggaaaaagCTGCCAAGTTTGAAAAGACATACAATTTTCGCTATGAAGAGCAGAAtggaaatattataaattccAACCCGCGACATATAAAAAGCAGCGTGAGGATTGacttaaagaaggaaaagaggagggaaaagcgcagagaaaaaagaaagaagcagagggaaaagaagcgGAAAAAACTCACGgaggatttaaaaaagggggacagCAAAGgggacaagaaaaaggaaaaaaaactggacCGAAATGGGGCCAACCCTAAAGAGGAAGACCACCTTAACAATGTCAACAAGAACTCTGTTAGCGGCGAGGATGGAGGAAACGCGGAGGAAAGCACAACTGCTAACACGTACTTAccgaaagaggaaaaaaaaaaaaaaaaaaaaaaaaaagcaactgACGAACATTCGAATACAGTCGATAATTCGAATGACCTGTGGTTTTTATGCGACGAATGCAATGTACCCATCAGCCCCCTCAATTATGTGTATGAGTGCACCTGTTGCGACAATTTTGCCGTGTGCAAAccttgttttaaaaaaataacacatgAGCATGATTTGAAAAAACAGATAGTGCCTGTGCATTGCGTACCTCCGGAGGATTACCTGAAAGGAAATGCTCCTGATAAAAGTGGATCCAAAATTAACAACCACAATGACGGTGTGCAGAAATGTAGCGAATTGGAATACTTAGAGAATGACTCCAGTGCTTATGAAGACCTAATTGATGACATGCCCATTCGATTCAAATATTTTAAGGTGAAGCcgaaaaattttaaactCACCACtgattatattttaaaaacggACGACGAAAAATTGAATCAGATGGTCCCCCTACATTATGTCTCCCCCTACTTCAAGCACGACGGAAAGACCAAACTTCCAGGCGTTAGCGGAAAAAAAGGCGATGCccaggaaaagaagagatcGAAATTTAAAGGGAAGGCTGCCGCACGCAATGGGCGGGACGATTAA
- a CDS encoding crystalloid-specific PH domain-containing protein, putative, translating into MRVISLLSVICLVSTCRGHRNLFARNNYLQYLRSQNFMQEKPKYQKLNQNYSEDLNEFDNYEDDELDAENLGAANKEKVTENSGTSSSSTENKLEFKNIEKELNNMGEVLHEEKNNLLLMGGGRECSVSDKGILDVSLNSSDIFNLTKYTVEMSSSGILIRDTQNSNVVKEIPFDTVKLPIETIEETRECWKIRSHTETFLFCERSKEDRDRWITNILKALFCYNTNNLTIDEGVHTGLSSKVDIPKESTVDARIAASLKNEPNDSGDNSSHGRAKRKGNNNITISNLKNDKPEIVVN; encoded by the coding sequence ATGAGAGTCATCTCCCTTTTGTCCGTCATCTGTCTCGTTTCCACCTGCCGAGGCCACAGGAATTTATTTGCCAGAAATAACTACCTGCAGTACCTGCGATCACAGAACTTCATGCAGGAAAAACCAAAGTACCAAAAGTTAAACCAAAATTACTCAGAAGACCTGAACGAGTTTGACAACTATGAAGATGACGAATTGGATGCGGAAAATCTGGGGGCGGCAAACAAAGAGAAGGTGACAGAGAATAGTGGCACCAGCAGTAGCAGCACTGAGAATAAAttagaatttaaaaatatcgaaaAGGAGCTGAACAACATGGGAGAAGTTTTGCACGAAGAGAAGAATAACCTTCTCCTAATGGGGGGTGGTCGCGAATGTTCCGTGAGCGACAAAGGAATTTTGGATGTGTCACTCAACTCAAGTGACATTTTTAACTTAACCAAGTATACAGTCGAAATGTCCTCTTCAGGAATACTCATTAGGGATACACAAAATTCCAATGTCGTCAAGGAAATTCCATTTGACACTGTAAAGCTCCCAATAGAAACCATAGAAGAAACAAGGGAATGCTGGAAAATACGCTCCCATACAGAAACATTTCTCTTCTGTGAACGAAGCAAGGAAGACAGAGATAGGTGGATTACTAACATACTAAAAGCTTTATTCTGCTATAATACAAATAATTTAACTATTGACGAGGGTGTCCATACGGGACTTAGCTCGAAGGTGGATATTCCAAAGGAATCAACCGTTGACGCCAGAATAGCAGCTTCTTTGAAGAATGAGCCAAATGACAGTGGAGACAATTCTTCCCATGGTCGTGCAAAAcggaaaggaaataataacATTACCATTtcgaatttaaaaaatgacaaaccAGAAATTGTGGTTAACTAA